The window CCAAGTCCATTTAGTTGATCACAAAAGTTCTCACATCCTTCTCCTCCCAACAATCAATATCGAAAAATCAAAGttaatttatgataataaaaaagGTTACTTGCCTATAAGTTTTAAACTTCTCGCTAAATTCTATATACCATCCTctataaattatcaaattattaatttattcttattttgcaaccaattttttaattaattctaatttttttggcAACCAATCAAAATTTCGACACTAACATAATTTAATGACTTATTTATATGGCATTGTCGAACGTCAACCAAAACAACGACACGTTTTAGGCGGCGTAACAACATCGTATTAtacgaaattaaataatgttattTGTTGAATTGTGAATTATATCTAGCATATTAGTGTCAAGATTTTAATTGGTTGCCAAAATCagaacaaattaataatttgataagtTATAGGCAGATTTTAAAGTTGGTATGCAAAATCAGTATTTAGGGCAAGTTTAGGAATTTAGTCGCAAATATCCCTAATAAGAAAACTGTCATTAATAGTGATGTGATCATTAGTATCCGGAAAAGccaaaacaaaatttactactactattgttctcattattttgaatttaagcAGCCCCAACGGTAAATAAAAGAAGAGTGGAATGCAAAACAAATTCACAGATTCGGCATAAATTCAAAAGGCAGAGCCTTTCGTCCCATGTTATGAGGAAACCGAAACACACACATTGATATTAGCTTCGCCTCCTCCgactgtgtgtgtgtgtgtgtgtacaATCTTTGTTATATTCCCATTCTCCACTTTACTAGTGTTTGTGAGTGGCAGCATATTTGttctctccttttatatattcttcCCGGCTGCACTTTTTCCAACTTTTCTATCTCTTGTCTCTCTGCCGCTTTACTTTTCTCCTTCCTTATTccttactctctctctcaagctCAGAAACACGCAGTAATGGGTGACATTCTACACCCTCCCATGGAGCAGCTCCAAGACCTCGAATACTGCATTGATTCCAATCCTCCATGGCGTATGCTTCCACTCTCCTTTCCTCTCttttttcacacactacacacacttacTTATTGTGGTTTCACTGATGTCTGTTTGTTTtctatatgtttttttttcttgtatttAACGTTAGCATATTCCACATATCTGTGAAGTGAGGGGTGGGGTGTAGGGGGCTTTCAATTTCAATCAAGAAACGATTTTTATATCACGTCACACATTCAGATCAATGGAATTATAAACCTTTTTCTGTGCATTATTTGGCTGACTTTAAAATGacatttcttgaaattctTGTTATAAGTGTGtctcataatttaatcaaGACACGATTTTTATATCACTCCAGATCCTCTGTTCCTCTTCATAATTATAGATGTGTAGAAATATTGGAGTTTTGTGGGGCTTTGCCACATTTAAGGTGGGAAGCTATGTTGTTGGGATTAATGAGTTTTTGGTACATGACTATTTGGTTGGTTTTCAGAACTGTAAATAGGTTTGTTGCGAGTCGTGAATCAATGGTTATGGTCCCCCCACctacaattcaatttttatgggattttttttcttgttcattaaaaaattgtgtaaCAAAAATGTTCATTACTAATTGTTTGTGCTGGAATCATGATTGCATTGTGCTTAAAgtaatcaaaattcaaaatttgaagagTGAATCAGATTTTCTGGATTTTTGTGTCTTTTCCCCCTTCCTTTTTTATATGGTCTCTGTGTGGACTTTATTGTTTAATGTAGTACTACTTGGTTTGGTGagaattcaatttttcatacAAATTTGGAAGCTGAAAAATCTGCTTTTTTATGCTCATTTAGTGATGCAGCAGTGCTGTGTAAGGTGATAACATGCtctatttaatgtttaaaacagtgcaaacataaatttttttaaaattatgagtaattaTAGGATAATGAAGGCCATGATTTTCATCCATGTTTGAACTTAATTCCAATTTTTGCTACTATAGTGATGTAGACTTTccttttaaagtaaaaaacgCGCATTATCCGGTAAGAGGCGAAGGGTTCAATGGGGAAATCCTGTTGATACATGATGTGCAGGCATGAAAGCAGcagaatttgatttttcttacTATTTTGTGTCTTAATTCTCTGATGTTTATTCTTCTATCTGCAGCTGAAACCGTTTTGTTAGCATTTCAGAATTACATCTTAGTACTTGGTACAAGTGTGATGATCCCGACAATGCTTGTTCCTATGATGGGAGGAAGCGATGTAAGACACTGCTCTTTCTTGTTTATCTGCATTGTCTAATTATCAAGCTGCAAACCATAGGACTTATTTCGCTTGCTTATCATAAGAAATTTAAGCAGCTGCTTCAAACACAGTATCATGAAGTAGTGCTACTTGTGTTTCTTCATTGAAATTTCAGACAAACCATCAATTCTAGCATTTTTTCAAGGCATTTGAGATGCATCTTTCCATGTATAATGTGGATACGACCTGAACCTTCAGTTCGTTTTCTTGTTTATCTTCATTTCCTAATTATAAAGCTGCAAATCTTGATTCATACATCTGTTGCGGTTTCAAGATTTTTGTGTTCTTTATTCATGTTTTGCCTTTCATAGTAAACCAATTCATTTCAAGACGAACCTTAGGAATCCGCTTCCAAACCCCCTGTCTTGCCATCAAGAGGTCTTATTTCGCTTGCTTATCATAAGATATTCAAGCAGTCAAAGCATTGTCTAATTTTGAAGCTGCATATCGTCATGCATATTCTTCAATCACATTTGTCTTTTATGGTAAACCAATTCTTTCCGAGTCGAAGCATAGGAGTCCTCCTCGAAACCCCCTTTCTGTCATTAGAAAGGACTTATTTCACTTGCTTATCATAAGAAATTCGTGTGTTTCAACACTGTAATTTCAGATACACCATGAATTCTAGCATTCTGTAAGGCTTGTGACAAGTGACAACTCATCTATGTATAATGTGAACTATATAAATTCAGTTTTcagtttgttttcttgttttctgatCAATGCAGGGAGATAAGGCGAAAGTTATTCAGACATTGTTGTTCGTTGGTGGCCTCAACACGCTCTTTCAGACACTCTTCGGAACCAGGTTACCTGCTGTGGTCGGGGGCTCATTCGCGTATGTTGTTCCCATAGCATACATCATCAATGACTCATCGCTGCTAAGAATTCAGGATCCTCACGTGGTGAGTACCCATTGATCTCAATAAACATGATGAGAGACGAAAAGAGGGGAGCTTAcgcctttttctctttctgtTTTGCAGAGATTTACGCACTCTATGAGAGCTATCCAAGGAGCCCTAATTGTTGCTGCTAGTATACAAATAATTCTAGGCTACAGCCAAGTTTGGGGCCTATTTTCGCGGTATAGTTTTGTTTCTACTCTCGATTTCACCAATTAGGCCAACAGAAGTTCCATTTTTGACATGTTCTTGAATCATTTTCTGTTTCTTGACAGCTTCTTTAGTCCCCTCGGAATGGCACCTGTCGTTGGATTAGTTGGTTTAGGGCTGTTTCAACGAGGATTCCCCTCCGTAAGTGCATACACTTGCTAGTTTCTTGCAATGATCTCGTACACTCTTTGACTATATGTTCACTAATCTGTCAGATGCTGTGCAGCTAGGAAACTGTGTGGAGATTGGTTTGCCGATGCTTATTTTGGTCATCGGCTTGTCTCAAGTGAGTAAATCATGCAAGAAAGCGCGTTCTTGATCACGACATTCCTGCAAGTAACACACTGTTTGTTCCCTTCCCCAACTGCAGTATCTTAAGCACATCAAACCAATGAGGGACTTCCCCATCTTCGAACGGTTCCCTGTGTTGATCTCTGTCGCCATTATCTGGATATACTCCGTTGTGCTGACAGCTAGTGGCGCTTACCGGGGCAGACCAAACACTACTCAGATCAACTGTCGGACGGACAGAGCCCATCTCATATCTACAGCACCGTGGTTCGTGTTGCCTACGTCACTCCTCACACAAAAAAGTCACGAATTTTAGGGCTAATCGATGAGTTTTTTTCTGATGTCAAGGTTCATGTTCCCTTATCCTCTCCAATGGGGCGCGCCTACGTTTGCTGCTGGCCACTGCTTTGCGATGATGTCAGCTGTGCTCGTCTCAATGGTTGAGGTACATGCAACACGAACGCTCTCTTTAGTAACTTGATGACGCTACAATGGagtttgtttgtgtgtttgttttcAAGTGTCTGATCAAAGGTTTCATTGGTTGATTGCTGCAGTCGACCGGAGCATACAAGGCAGCGTCTCGTCTGGCTATAGCCACTCCGCCTCCAGCATATGTGCTCAGCCGGGGCATTGGTTGGCAGGTGGAGCCATGGATTCTGTTAGCATTATCACTATGTGATGTGgtccattttcctttttttcatcGCGTAATGTGACtcgtttttctcttttcacgTGCAGGGAATAGGTGTCCTACTAGACGGCCTCTTTGGCACGGGGACTGGCTCCACTGTATCCGTGTATGTATCAACTACAAATTGTTTGCTTAGTTGTCTGACTGCTAAAATTTTGACGTTTCTGAACATGGTGGCGCGTTTCTAGGGAGAACGTCGGGCTGCTTGGGCTTACTCGGGTCGGAAGCAGGAGAGTGGTCCAGATCTCGGCTGGTTTCATGATATTCTTTTCCATCTTAGGTCAATCTCATTCTCAGCTCTCTGTAGTCGATGCAAATATCCGATTTTTCTTGTTTGCGTTTCAACTGAAATTCCAAAAATGATCACGGTGCAGGGAAATTCGGAGCTGTTTTTGCTTCAATCCCCTTTCCGATATACGCTGCATTGTACTGTGTCCTATTCGGCCTCGTAGGTACGATAGTTCGTCACCAAATAATTGAAAGAAATTTCATCCTCGAAATTTACGTTGTAACCATATTTCCCTCCAAATTTTCAGGTTCAGTTGGCTTATCATTTCTGCAGTTCACTAATATGAATTCCATGAGGAGTCTTTTTATAACTGGCATATCACTCTTCCTTGGGATCTCCATACCCCAATTTTTCGACGGATACTGGACCCCGCATCGCCGTGGCCTAGTCCAGACAAATGCAGGATGGGTAAGCCCAGCCGGcctttatgaaataaaatacgagattgaacaataaatttgataagtcTTAATTTTCATCTCTTTCAGTTCAACGCGTTCTTGAACACGGTGTTCATGTCCCCGCCCATGGTGGGGCTGATCATCGCGGTATTCCTCGACAACACGATCGAGGTGGATAAGTCGAAGAAGGACCGGGGGATGCCGTGGTGGGCCAAGTTCCGGACCTTCCGAGGCGATAGTCGCAACGAAGAGTTCTATACGCTGCCGTTTAATCTCAATAGATTCTTCCCTCCTACATAGTAGCAGTAGTAGTTGAAGAGTTGTAGTACATTCGGTTAGATTGAGAATGagattgagattgagattgaGAGACTTAGTGAAGGCTAATCTTGTTTCTctatgattcaatttttttggggcCAAAGGGTTGCTGATGAGGGCATCAAAGTCTAGCGATGAATAAGTAATTAGATGTGCATTCTGCTTGTATTAGTACATTTATTTAAGCTTGTATTAGTagtacatttaattaaatttaacttgTAATATTGTATTACAAGTAGCACTAAGTGTCGTTTAATCTCAACACCATTCTTCCGACCTGTAATTGTAACATTTCTAACACGAATTATCTTTGACCATGGGTTTATTGAATTGGTCATTTTGACGGCCAGAATACTATCACTAGACCCTCGATTTAATGCAGAAtttataaagtaagagagacgtagaggaaaaaataattaaagtattgttaataGATAATGGGTCACACctcattaaagagaaaatagttttcaaaattaaaaaatacatattcttgtgggacgaactaaaaaaaaagtatatattcTTGTAGAACACATGTAGTATATgttatgaaataatatattacaacaaagtaaatgataaaatataattagaatttattcgatgataaatataataaaatatttatatataaaatattaaataattagttaaatatataattaaacatgGATTATTgtctagtagtactataaaaaattaaatgttttatactataaaaacatatttcaaGTTAATACTGTTTCATACAATTGTTATTGTCTAATGTGTTTTATACCTTGTTTGAGCCAAGAGATCAAATTTCATTacacacaaattaaatagttttttgaaaaatattgtaaaagtTAGAAAATCGGTCAACAATTCGCAGTCGAACAGTGACTATTTTTTCTATTGATTTTACCTGACTTAAATACTGATTCACGACGGAATCGACTTTCACGCCCTACTTTAGACGTCAccacggttcatgaaccgccggttcccggttcggaaccgccggttccggttcaaaaaaatatggaacctgaaccggcccgccTAGGGTcaggcggttccggttcagtCACGGTTCCAAGCCGGTtcaaaaccggcggtttccagacggttccgggccggttccggttcggaccGCCGGTTCAATGccgaatttttttatttttaatttttaaatttttttctggTATAGTACTAATTGTAGAGTTGTAGGTGTAGTTGTAGTCTTGTACtatcgaataaataaataaaacgagaatgacaattgacaaatGTAGTAGAAGTCGACATTGGAGTTGGaacaattggaattttattgaaacaatCATACAATCATACAAATTTGAACGATATGTGAATGTcgatattacaaatacaaatgttgaaaattgaaattacaaaagaatcaaaagacttaaataaaaaaagttgaagtaaaaaacaataaattataaatgtaaatagatagtatatatatatactcttagtCGGCATGCCTACGCCTGCATGCCTATACCCTAAACCCTGAAAAGctaccggaaccgccggtttccggcgaaccggcggttacggttcttGATTTTTCgtgaacctgaaccggcccgccTAAACCGCCGACTCCtatccggttccgaaccgccaccgcggttccggttcacggttccgaaccgccggtgaCGGTTCCGGGCCGGTTCGGTTTGGTGACGTCTACCCTACTTTAAGACACTACACTTGACCCTAATATGTCAATAGTgataatttgtcatttttaatttcaatttcaccCTTGCGAGTAGGtctgtcaaaatggatatcagatattggatacccgatatccaaacccgaaaaacactggataattggatacccgatacccAATTTTTTGGGTTTCGGATCGGAATTCGGTAGTgaaatttttggattatcgggtatcagataacccgatacccgatcgggtatacccgaattacccgattttttaatttaataaattaaatgtaattttgaaaGTCACATTTAGTGTTGGTGTTAAGAGgtatttttgtattgtttttattggATTATTTAA is drawn from Salvia hispanica cultivar TCC Black 2014 chromosome 6, UniMelb_Shisp_WGS_1.0, whole genome shotgun sequence and contains these coding sequences:
- the LOC125192784 gene encoding nucleobase-ascorbate transporter 1 — protein: MGDILHPPMEQLQDLEYCIDSNPPWPETVLLAFQNYILVLGTSVMIPTMLVPMMGGSDGDKAKVIQTLLFVGGLNTLFQTLFGTRLPAVVGGSFAYVVPIAYIINDSSLLRIQDPHVRFTHSMRAIQGALIVAASIQIILGYSQVWGLFSRFFSPLGMAPVVGLVGLGLFQRGFPSLGNCVEIGLPMLILVIGLSQYLKHIKPMRDFPIFERFPVLISVAIIWIYSVVLTASGAYRGRPNTTQINCRTDRAHLISTAPWFMFPYPLQWGAPTFAAGHCFAMMSAVLVSMVESTGAYKAASRLAIATPPPAYVLSRGIGWQGIGVLLDGLFGTGTGSTVSVENVGLLGLTRVGSRRVVQISAGFMIFFSILGKFGAVFASIPFPIYAALYCVLFGLVGSVGLSFLQFTNMNSMRSLFITGISLFLGISIPQFFDGYWTPHRRGLVQTNAGWFNAFLNTVFMSPPMVGLIIAVFLDNTIEVDKSKKDRGMPWWAKFRTFRGDSRNEEFYTLPFNLNRFFPPT